Sequence from the Janthinobacterium lividum genome:
TTGTTTCTTCAGGGGATTGATCTTCGGTGGCGTGACTTCCAGGATGTGTTCGCCACCGAGGCGGCCCAGGTCATCGATCGGCTCGCCGAGGCCATTTACCATGCGGCCCAGCCACGAGGGGCCGATCTGCAGGCTGGCCTTGTCGGGCAACGGGAGAACTCTGGCGCCGGTGGTCAGTCCTGTCGCCTTCTTGAACGGCATCAGGTAAGACAGTTTTTCGCGAAAACCGACGACTTGCGCATCGAGCCACTCGCCGCTCACAGTTTCAATTTGACAACGCTGGCCCGTGTGCAGGCGGCAGCCGGCGCTTTCCAGCAGCAGGCCGGACGCGCCGACCAGGCGGCCGGTCGGTGTCGCGACCGGGATATCGCCGATCTCGAAACTGCGCAGCGTGTCGGCGATCATGCAGGCGCGCCCTGGTCCGCGTGTTCGGCGGCCAGCGCCAGGTGGCTGCTGACCTGTTCCATGCAGGCCGACAGGCGCTGATGGCAGCCCGCGTCGACTTCATTGTCGCCCGCCTTGATGCGGCATTCGCCCGCGTCGAGGCGCGCGTCGGCGATCAGGTTCCAGCGCTTGGCGCGCTTCGGATCGAGTTCGCTGATGCGTTTCAATTCTTCCGGATTGAGGAAGACGTCGATTTCCTCGCGCGTGGGCGGCATCGAGGCCAGGGTCTCGTCGACCAGGGCCAGCAATTGCACCGGCTGCAGCGCCAGTTCCGCGCGGATCACCTGGCGCGCCACCTTGGCTACCAGGTCGACCACTTCCTTGCGCTGCGCTTCGCGGTAATCGGCGCGCACTTTCTTCAGGTCGCGCAGGATGGCGTCGACGGGGCGGGCCAGACGGTCCAGCGCCACCAGGGTTTCATTGCGGCCTTCTTCGCGGCCCTGCGCCATGCCATCGTTGCGTCCGGTGTCGTAGCCGTCCTGCTGGCCTTGCACCAGGCCCACTTCGTAGCCGTCGCGCTGGCCCTGCTCGAAGCCTTCCGAGACGGACGCCTGCCACTGGCCATCCGTGTCCTCGTTGGAGGCGCGCTGGCCGGCGGCGATGAATTGCGACAGGGGCGGGAAACGATACGAGCGGAAGTGTTTCATTCGATCACCGCTTCGGCAAACAGTTGCACTTCGATCTCGCCCGCATCGGCGAGGCCCTTGACGGTGGCCATGATTTCCTGGCGCGTCTGTTCGATGCGCGACAGCGGCACGGGGCCGGAACGGCGCATCATGTCTTCGAAGCTCTGCGCCTGGCGGCGCGGCATGGTTTTCAGCACGGCGTCGCGGATCGACGGTTCCGCGCCCTTGAGGGCGATGGCCCACTGTTCCATCGGCACGTCTTCCAGGATGCGCGTGAGCGTGACATCGCTCTGCGTGGCCAGGATCAGGAAGTCGTACATGCTCAGCTCGATTTCCGACACCACTTCCGGGTCGTGCGCGCGCAGCAGTTCGACCAGCGCGGCGCGGTTGCCCGGCATGCGGTTGAGAATCTCGGCCGCCTGGCGGATGCCTTCCACGCTGGTGCTTTGCGTGTCGAGCGTGCCCAGGCAGCGGCCCACCAGTTCGTCGAGCTCGACCAGCAGGTCGCGGTCGATCTCGTCCAGGCGTGCCAGGTTCAGCAAGACCAGGTCGCGGCCTTCGACGGGCAGGGCGTCGAGGATCTGGCCGGCCAGCGCGGGCGGCAGGAAGGCCAGGAACACGGCTTGCATCTGCACGTGCTCGTTGACGATGTATTCGGCCAGCCATTTCGGCGAAGCCCACTGCAGGCGCGCCATCTTGGGGCGGATCGCGTCGCCGTAAATATTGTTCAGCACGCTATTTGCGATATCGCTGCCCAGCGCCATGTCCAGCGAGCGCTTCAGGTAGCTGCGCGAGGCGCCGTGCACGCCGCTTTGCTGGCGGTAGTCGTCGAAGAAGGTCTGCATGGCCGTTTTCACGGATTCGACCTTGATGCCGCTCATGCGCGACATCACTTGCGTGACTTCCAGCAATTCTTCACGCGACAGGCAGCGCAGCACATTGGCGGCCTGTTCTTCGCCGATGCTCAGCAGCACGATGGCCGCCTGTTCCACGGGGTTCAGGCTGACGCTTTCGTATTCTGCGCCGTCGGAGGGATTATTGTTGTTGAGTTCGGCCATTTTTCTGCATCCATTGTTTGACGACTTCGGCGACACGCTCGGGTTCTTTTTCAGCCAGCACTTTCAAGTGGTCGACCATCACGTCGACCGCCGAGCCAGGTGGCGGCAAGTCATAGTTTTCCAGCAGCGGCACGACCGGCATGTTGCCGGCGGCGGCCTCGCCTTCGAGCGCCAGCGGGCTGCCATTCACGCCCAGGGCTGGCGCGCCGGCGGCGGCCACGCCATTCGCGCCGGCGGCGCTGGCGCCGCCCAGTGCCAGGGCGGGATCGAGCTGTTTCAGTGGCGGCGGCGCCAGGCGCGTGGTCAGCAGGCGCAGCAGCGGACGCAGGATCAGGAAGTAGCCGAGGATGGCGCCCAGGGCGTACAGCAGCCAGCTGCTGAAATCGACGACGGTATCGCGCTCTTCCCACCACTGCGCCACGGGCGGCTTGGCCGGGAAGGCCAGCGCCGTCAGGCTCAGGCTGTCGCCGCGCTGGGCGTTGATGCCCAGGCCGCTGCTCAGCATTTTTTCAATATTGCCCAGTTCGGCAGGGGTCCAGCCGGTTTTCGGATTCGGTGCGGCGGCGCTGTTGAGGACGACGGCGACGCTGAGTTTTTCCAGGCGGCCACGGCTGCGCTTGATCTGCGTGATGCTGCGGTCGTAGGCGTACTGGCGCGTGGTGGCGTTCTTGCGGGCCGTGCCATCGTCGGATGGCTTCGGCGCACCATCGGCGGGGGCGGCGCCGGCGGCGTCGGCCGGTGCCGGCACGGCGGCCGCTGGCGGACGGTTCGACAGGCTGCCGGGAATGCCGGCCACGGTGCGGTTGCGTTCCTGCTCTTCGCGCATCGCTTCGCTCGTCACTTTCGGGGCTTCGCCGTATTTTTCCAGCGTTTCGTCCACGCGGTCGTTGTTCACGGCGGCCGTTACGCTGAGCTTGAAGTTGTCTTCGCCGATGACCGGGCCCAGCAAGCCCGTGACGTTGCGGCGGATTTCATCCTGGAAGCGTTTCGCGCCTTCGTTGCCGGCGGCCGAGGCATCGAAGCCGTCCGTCAGGTCGATGTGCGAGGACAGCAGGTTGCCGCTCTGGTCGACCAGGCTCACGCGCGTGGGCGCCAGGCTGGCAACACTGCCGGCCACCATGTTGATGACGGCGGCGATCTGTTCCTGCGCCAGGGTGCGGCCCGGTTTCAGCGCCACCACGACGGAAGCGGACGATTTGTCGCCGTCGCTGGCGACAAACGAAGTCGATTTGGCAATCGACAGATGGACGCGCGCCGAAGCGATCGCGTCCATCGTCATGATGCTTTGCGCCAGTTCGCCTTCCAGGCCGCGGCGGAAGCGCACGTCCTGCACGAATTGGGAGACGCCCAGCGGGTCGTTCTTGTCCATCAGCTCCAGGCCGGCCGGCAGCTGCGCCGTCACGCCTTTCGAGGCGAGCAGCATGCGCACCTTGCCCAGCATGGCGTCGGGCACCAGCACCTGGCCGCTGTCCGGATGCAGGCGGTAAGGGATGTGTTCCGCGTCCAGGGTGGCCATCATGTCCGTCACGGCCACTTTTTCGCGTGCGCCAAACACCGGCTTGTAGTTGGCCTGGTCGCGCCAGGCATACATGGTCACCATGGCGGTGATGCCGATGGCCAGCACGACGATGGGAACCAGGTTTTTCAGCAGGGCTGGCGGAATGGCGGGCTGGGCGCCAAGGCGCCAGCGCGCAAATGCGGACTTCATGGGGGTAATCACTTGGGGTAACTTTCGCTGGGAGGCTGGGCGTGGATCAGGACGTGAAGATTACAGAGGCAGTTTGATGAGTTCGTCGACGGCGCCCATGACCTTGTTGCGCACTTGCATCAACATGGAGAAGGACAGGCTCGCTTCCTGGCTGGCCAGCATGGCGCCGACCATGTCGTCGCTCTTGCCGCTGTCGACGTCGCTCATTTTTTGCGCGGCCATGCGGTCATCGCCGTTGACCTTGCCGATGGCGTCTTTCATGCTTTGCGCAAAGGAGAAACCGGATTGTTCCGGCGCGCCGAACTGGGCGGCAGGCGCGATGCTGGCGCCCAGGGCGCGCGCGTCATTGCTCAGTGCTGCCAGATCGGCCTTGATCAGACCTGCGAGTTCGTTGCTCATCTT
This genomic interval carries:
- a CDS encoding flagellar motor switch protein FliG, whose protein sequence is MAELNNNNPSDGAEYESVSLNPVEQAAIVLLSIGEEQAANVLRCLSREELLEVTQVMSRMSGIKVESVKTAMQTFFDDYRQQSGVHGASRSYLKRSLDMALGSDIANSVLNNIYGDAIRPKMARLQWASPKWLAEYIVNEHVQMQAVFLAFLPPALAGQILDALPVEGRDLVLLNLARLDEIDRDLLVELDELVGRCLGTLDTQSTSVEGIRQAAEILNRMPGNRAALVELLRAHDPEVVSEIELSMYDFLILATQSDVTLTRILEDVPMEQWAIALKGAEPSIRDAVLKTMPRRQAQSFEDMMRRSGPVPLSRIEQTRQEIMATVKGLADAGEIEVQLFAEAVIE
- the fliH gene encoding flagellar assembly protein FliH — encoded protein: MKHFRSYRFPPLSQFIAAGQRASNEDTDGQWQASVSEGFEQGQRDGYEVGLVQGQQDGYDTGRNDGMAQGREEGRNETLVALDRLARPVDAILRDLKKVRADYREAQRKEVVDLVAKVARQVIRAELALQPVQLLALVDETLASMPPTREEIDVFLNPEELKRISELDPKRAKRWNLIADARLDAGECRIKAGDNEVDAGCHQRLSACMEQVSSHLALAAEHADQGAPA
- the fliF gene encoding flagellar basal-body MS-ring/collar protein FliF yields the protein MKSAFARWRLGAQPAIPPALLKNLVPIVVLAIGITAMVTMYAWRDQANYKPVFGAREKVAVTDMMATLDAEHIPYRLHPDSGQVLVPDAMLGKVRMLLASKGVTAQLPAGLELMDKNDPLGVSQFVQDVRFRRGLEGELAQSIMTMDAIASARVHLSIAKSTSFVASDGDKSSASVVVALKPGRTLAQEQIAAVINMVAGSVASLAPTRVSLVDQSGNLLSSHIDLTDGFDASAAGNEGAKRFQDEIRRNVTGLLGPVIGEDNFKLSVTAAVNNDRVDETLEKYGEAPKVTSEAMREEQERNRTVAGIPGSLSNRPPAAAVPAPADAAGAAPADGAPKPSDDGTARKNATTRQYAYDRSITQIKRSRGRLEKLSVAVVLNSAAAPNPKTGWTPAELGNIEKMLSSGLGINAQRGDSLSLTALAFPAKPPVAQWWEERDTVVDFSSWLLYALGAILGYFLILRPLLRLLTTRLAPPPLKQLDPALALGGASAAGANGVAAAGAPALGVNGSPLALEGEAAAGNMPVVPLLENYDLPPPGSAVDVMVDHLKVLAEKEPERVAEVVKQWMQKNGRTQQQ
- a CDS encoding flagellar hook-basal body complex protein FliE, with translation MSNELAGLIKADLAALSNDARALGASIAPAAQFGAPEQSGFSFAQSMKDAIGKVNGDDRMAAQKMSDVDSGKSDDMVGAMLASQEASLSFSMLMQVRNKVMGAVDELIKLPL